A portion of the Maylandia zebra isolate NMK-2024a linkage group LG9, Mzebra_GT3a, whole genome shotgun sequence genome contains these proteins:
- the LOC143420289 gene encoding histone-lysine N-methyltransferase set-1-like: MSTAIRRRIKNTKPIVQENMRRRRIPPREDAVCHVSAGRDKLGLDIHYINAFKGRGIFTTVPFQKGDFLLEYRGKLITKEECERRHRVYHDSLKVFMFEFKFDGKLWCVDASQEDGSLGRLVNDNHISPSAKMKILNINGKPHLCLFASRDISPGEEIDYNYGDSDWLWRCKTETSQIQKTVSCLKPQPNSFPNNDLDLKHPEPERVNIIQCTT; encoded by the exons CCAATCGTACAGGAGAACATGCGAAGGAGACGCATTCCTCCACGGGAGGATGCAGTCTGTCATGTTTCTGCTGGAAGGGACAAACTGGGACTTGATATCCACTACATAAATGCCTTCAAAG GTCGGGGCATTTTCACGACTGTTCCATTCCAAAAAGGAGACTTTCTTTTGGAATACAGAGGTAAACTCATAACAAAAGAAGAATGTGAGCGGAGACACAGAGTTTATCATGACAGCCTGAAGGTGTTCATGTTTGAATTCAAGTTTGATGGAAAACTCTGGTG TGTGGATGCATCTCAAGAAGATGGGTCATTAGGCAGACTTGTCAACGACAACCACATCAGTCCAAGTGCTAAgatgaaaatattaaatatcaatGGAAAGCCCCATCTATGCTTATTTGCAAGCAGAGACATAAGTCCAGGCGAAGAAATAGACTATAATTATGGTGACTCGGATTGGCTCTGGAGATGCAAG actgagaccagccagattcagaagactgtgagctgcctaaagccacaaccaaacagctttccaaacaatgatctggacctgaaacatccagagcctgaaagggtaaatataatccagtgtaccacttaa